Below is a window of Prosthecochloris sp. GSB1 DNA.
TATGTGAATTTCACCGCGCCCTTTTTTCTTCTCGACGATTTTCACCCTGGTGGCGAAACGGTCTCTCAGAAGTGATTCTATCTGGCCGAACCGGGACGCCCCGTCCGTGGTCGGCGAAGCGACCACTTTCTTTGGCTGGTCCCTGAACAGCGCCGCGACCAGGTCCTCCGTCTGACGAACGGACAGTTTTTTCTGCACGATCATCCGCCAGACGCGTACCTGCTCCTTCTGTCCCGGCAGATTGACCAGCGCCCTTGCATGACCTGACGAAATCTCGTTTTTCCGGATGCTGTCCTGTATCGCCGCCGGCAGCTTGAGCAGCCTGAGGAAATTGCTGATGGTGGAACGGTTCTTGCCTACTTTCTGGGCGACCTCGTCCTGCGTCAGGTTGCAATTGCTGATCAGGCTTTTCAATGCAAGAGCGACCTCGATGGCGTTCAGGTCCTCACGCTGGATATTCTCGATAAGCGCCAGTTCGAGCTTGGCGCCGTCTTCATGGGCGTCGATGATATAGGCCGGAATGAACCTGAATCCCGCCTTCCGGACCGCCCTGAGACGTCTTTCCCCGCTGACGAGTTCGTAGCCGTCACCTTCACGGCTGACGGTGACGGGCTGAATCACCCCGTTTTCGATGATGGAGTTCATCAGATCTTC
It encodes the following:
- a CDS encoding ParB/RepB/Spo0J family partition protein, which produces MAKKVLGKGLRALIPEEGFLPSSKSDDESWVQKGAIGSLPVEKIRVNPFQPRKEFDEAAMEDLMNSIIENGVIQPVTVSREGDGYELVSGERRLRAVRKAGFRFIPAYIIDAHEDGAKLELALIENIQREDLNAIEVALALKSLISNCNLTQDEVAQKVGKNRSTISNFLRLLKLPAAIQDSIRKNEISSGHARALVNLPGQKEQVRVWRMIVQKKLSVRQTEDLVAALFRDQPKKVVASPTTDGASRFGQIESLLRDRFATRVKIVEKKKGRGEIHIQYFSDDDLERILDIMQHD